One genomic region from Nocardia vinacea encodes:
- a CDS encoding vWA domain-containing protein, translating to MTRAIRSTPRAGIRAAINGAGLDPGGNTSIGDGIFEGRATLSGATGQVQSLVVLTDGNENRVRWISDVAGQINEYTYSIGVGTAANTSTAALQTISGNHGGYLLITGSAMGGDNPFLLKKYFLQILSGISNAEVLLDPVGMISVGQVQRIPFVVCDEDNLAEVILLAENRKYLQFLLETPYGQLVDPTTARAHGGEFVETEQVSYYQIPLPLLVAPGRPSHAGTWNAVLAYTDYVGGSGDTPEIRDDTVGGAAAALRAERYSVMVHAWSDVALSASVDQNSFQPGAKITVTATVTGAGVPITAKLYVWAEVTRPDGTTTDIALATDGDRFVASVAATTAGDYRIRVRATGDTRRGLLFTRERTLSAGVWPGGDRPTCGSRDDGCGRPQEPHRGVCAALRCLLLTLCRRQRRGQATAQPRDRAVQVRKSSNTATAVSPLHRTRSV from the coding sequence GGGCGGCAACACCTCGATCGGCGACGGCATCTTCGAGGGCCGCGCGACGCTATCAGGAGCGACCGGGCAGGTTCAGTCGCTCGTCGTGCTCACCGACGGCAACGAGAACCGGGTCCGCTGGATCTCCGACGTGGCAGGACAGATCAACGAGTACACCTACTCGATCGGCGTGGGTACCGCGGCGAACACCAGCACGGCGGCGCTGCAGACCATCTCCGGCAACCACGGCGGCTACCTTCTGATCACCGGTTCGGCAATGGGTGGGGACAACCCGTTCCTACTGAAGAAGTATTTCCTACAGATCCTCAGCGGGATCAGCAATGCCGAGGTGCTGCTCGATCCCGTCGGCATGATCAGTGTCGGTCAGGTCCAGCGGATCCCATTCGTGGTCTGCGACGAGGACAACCTCGCAGAGGTGATCCTGCTCGCCGAGAACCGCAAATACCTACAGTTCCTGCTGGAAACTCCCTACGGCCAGCTCGTCGATCCAACGACCGCGCGGGCACACGGCGGCGAGTTCGTGGAAACCGAACAGGTCTCCTACTACCAGATCCCGCTCCCGCTACTCGTGGCCCCGGGCCGCCCGAGCCATGCCGGCACCTGGAACGCGGTACTCGCGTACACCGACTACGTCGGCGGTAGTGGCGATACACCCGAAATCCGCGACGACACGGTCGGCGGGGCCGCAGCGGCGTTGCGGGCCGAACGGTACTCGGTGATGGTGCACGCCTGGTCGGACGTCGCGCTGTCAGCATCTGTCGACCAGAACAGTTTTCAACCTGGCGCGAAGATCACCGTGACCGCCACCGTGACCGGGGCCGGTGTCCCGATCACCGCCAAGCTTTATGTCTGGGCCGAGGTCACAAGGCCCGACGGCACCACGACCGACATCGCACTGGCTACGGACGGCGACCGGTTCGTCGCCTCGGTCGCGGCGACGACGGCTGGTGATTACCGCATCCGTGTGCGGGCGACCGGCGACACCCGCCGTGGGTTGCTGTTCACCAGGGAGCGCACGCTTTCGGCCGGTGTTTGGCCCGGCGGCGACCGGCCAACGTGTGGTAGTCGTGATGACGGGTGCGGCAGGCCGCAGGAGCCCCACCGCGGCGTGTGCGCTGCGCTGCGCTGCCTTCTGCTCACACTCTGTCGGCGACAGCGCCGTGGGCAAGCAACGGCGCAACCCAGGGATCGAGCCGTACAAGTTCGCAAATCCTCCAATACGGCTACGGCAGTGTCCCCGCTCCACCGGACGCGGAGCGTGTAG